A stretch of Salarias fasciatus chromosome 23, fSalaFa1.1, whole genome shotgun sequence DNA encodes these proteins:
- the LOC115381998 gene encoding 5-hydroxytryptamine receptor 3A-like produces MGLPHHSFSLIAGLLLLSVSVCFSKLTCEEGHSGPTYESMQAVFDLKPFRPAVNLSNPTIANISFTLYAVLGVNEKTQILSTFLWLRLYWHNEFLIWDPEECDGATRISLPVKHLWSPDIIVYEFVDDDVSQACPYVYVNHTGHIRWDRMLRLVSACNLEIFSFPFDVQNCTFTFGSYMHTIRDVRVSPALTFKEMSGNSKRYLEASGEWELVDILGETSILQFGIDEWDIITFWVVIKRRPVLYVVNLLIPSSFLMLIDILSFYLPPHSVDRASFKMTLILGYTVFLLIMNDLLPSTANGTPIIGIYFSVCLALMVISLLETVIITNVLHHSSMKYQEVPNWVRVVVLKHIANLICYRWPDDVQPPSVKPQNKTVDSSNDSSGPWIIEPAGQAPTEQPTSNPPTHSGASISAMPELSQICQYLGDLRAHLTSLQKESELQDQWCHVGYVLDFLLFRIYLLLITFYALVIISMWCVWISQS; encoded by the exons ATGGGTCTGCCTCATCACAGTTTCAGCCTCATCGCAGGCTTGCTCCTACTGTCAG tgtctgtgtgtttcagcaaaCTCACATGTGAAGAAGGACACAGCGGTCCAACCTATGAGTCAATGCAGGCTGTTTTTGACCTCAAACCCTTCAGGCCAGCCGTGAACCTCAGCAACCCAACTATTGCTAACATATCCTTCACCTTGTATGCTGTCCTCGGGGTG AATGAGAAAACCCAAATACTCAGTACCTTCCTGTGGCTGAGACTG TACTGGCATAATGAGTTCCTGATTTGGGACCCTGAAGAATGTGATGGTGCAACAAGGATTTCTCTCCCTGTGAAGCATCTCTGGTCTCCAGATATCATTGTTTATGAGTT TGTGGATGATGATGTTTCTCAGGCGTGTCCTTACGTCTACGTTAACCACACCGGACATATCCGCTGGGACAGGATGCTGCGGCTCGTCTCTGCCTGCAACCTGGAGATCTTCAGCTTTCCTTTTGATGTACAGAATTGTACATTTACCTTTGGCTCTTACATGCACacca TACGGGATGTGAGGGTGAGTCCAGCCTTGACTTTTAAAGAGATGTCTGGAAACTCCAAACGTTACCttgaagccagtggagagtggGAGCTGGTGGATATACTGGGAGAGACCTCCATCCTTCAGTTTGGAATCGACGAGTGGGACATCATCACCTTTTGG GTGGTGATAAAGAGGCGTCCGGTGCTGTATGTGGTCAACCTGCTGATCCCCAGCTCCTTTCTCATGCTTATTGACATCCTGTCGTTCTACCTGCCCCCCCACAGCGTTGACCGTGCCTCCTTCAAAATGACACTCATCTTGGGCTACACAGTCTTCCTGCTCATCATGAACGACTTGCTGCCCAGCACAGCAAATGGCACACCTATTATAG GAATTTATTTCTCAGTGTGTCTGGCTCTCATGGTAATCAGTCTTCTGGAAACTGTTATCATCACCAatgtcctccaccacagctccatGAAGTACCAGGAGGTCCCTAATTGGGTCAGAGTGGTTGTCCTCAAGCATATAGCCAATCTCATTTGTTACCGCTGGCCTGATGATGTCCAACCCCCATCTGTAAAGCCGCAGAATAAGACAGTTGACTCGTCCAATGACAGCTCAGGACCGTGGATTATTGAACCAGCCGGCCAAGCGCCCACTGAACAGCCAACCAGCAACCCACCTACACACAGTGGAGCCA GTATATCTGCTATGCCAGAGCTTTCGCAGATCTGTCAGTACCTGGGCGACCTTCGGGCTCACCTCACATCCCTACAGAAGGAGAGTGAGCTGCAGGACCAATGGTGTCATGTGGGATATGTCCTCGACTTCTTGCTTTTTAGGATCTACCTGCTGCTTATCACCTTCTACGCATTAGTCATCATCTCCATGTGGTGTGTCTGGATTAGCCAATCCTAA